One part of the Cyclobacteriaceae bacterium genome encodes these proteins:
- a CDS encoding PadR family transcriptional regulator: protein MKGTYLGELEELILLTVGILYPEAYGVAVMDEIEKQAGRSLNISAVHSVLTRLEEKGLLKSKMSDPTEERGGRRKRIFVLTAAGKRALEEANELRTQLFNQIPKMALQFRLA from the coding sequence ATGAAAGGAACCTACCTGGGAGAACTGGAAGAACTCATTTTGTTAACCGTGGGCATTTTATATCCGGAAGCTTACGGTGTTGCCGTAATGGATGAAATTGAAAAACAAGCCGGCAGAAGTTTAAACATCAGTGCTGTTCATTCGGTACTTACTCGGCTGGAAGAAAAAGGATTATTAAAATCCAAAATGAGCGACCCGACTGAGGAACGGGGTGGGCGAAGAAAGCGGATTTTTGTTTTGACCGCAGCCGGAAAACGCGCACTGGAAGAAGCAAACGAACTGCGCACGCAGCTTTTCAATCAGATACCGAAAATGGCATTACAATTCAGACTTGCCTGA
- the pxpB gene encoding 5-oxoprolinase subunit PxpB — protein sequence MKAVSIYPVSESALTICLGNELNAVVNDRVFRLYNHLRKQVNPFWKDLIPAYCTLTVVYDIKEMRKHSQSAFKWVSKQLKEAIDQCDDAGILPSRQLSIPVCYESEFGFDLKSLSKAKKLSIDQVIKLHTAQTYRVFMLGFLPGFPYMGIVNDKIATPRLSSPRKLVPAGSVGIAGNQTGIYPLDSPGGWNIIGRTPLQIFNPRVSVLTDTSLLQPGDEVKFYSITKEEFHSFDQENFNPLSA from the coding sequence TTGAAGGCTGTTTCAATTTATCCGGTTAGCGAAAGTGCCCTGACGATTTGTTTGGGAAACGAATTGAATGCCGTAGTAAATGACAGGGTCTTTAGACTTTATAATCACCTGCGCAAACAAGTCAATCCTTTTTGGAAGGACCTGATTCCAGCATATTGTACGCTTACGGTAGTATATGATATAAAAGAAATGCGCAAGCACAGTCAATCGGCATTTAAGTGGGTTAGTAAGCAATTAAAAGAAGCAATTGACCAATGTGATGATGCTGGAATTCTTCCAAGTCGACAACTTTCTATTCCCGTTTGTTATGAGTCCGAATTCGGATTTGATTTGAAGTCGCTGTCCAAAGCAAAAAAACTTTCCATTGATCAGGTGATTAAACTTCATACCGCGCAAACGTATCGTGTGTTCATGCTTGGGTTCTTACCCGGCTTTCCCTACATGGGCATTGTGAATGATAAAATCGCCACACCCCGATTGTCTTCTCCACGAAAACTTGTTCCTGCAGGTAGTGTTGGTATTGCCGGAAATCAAACAGGGATTTACCCACTTGATTCTCCGGGAGGTTGGAATATAATTGGGCGGACGCCTCTGCAAATTTTTAATCCCCGTGTCAGTGTCCTCACGGACACATCTCTGCTTCAACCCGGTGATGAAGTGAAATTTTATTCTATCACTAAAGAGGAATTTCATTCGTTCGATCAAGAGAATTTTAACCCGCTATCAGCATGA
- a CDS encoding biotin-dependent carboxyltransferase family protein — translation MSIEVIKAGMADSVQDTGRFGYQHLGINPSGVMDQNAMKIANALVGNPLNEAIVEMSFPAAALRFNSPAVICISGADFTPKLNGRNIPVNQPVVVTSGSELKFTKMMHGAWCYLAVQGGYELTEWLGSDSTSTKAKAGGMEGRFLKKGDIISFSKQIKEAVTKVFPWRADVSEFYEPAPMKMQPVRCIQGNEFDWLTKGSQKDFLKHNFIVSRQSDRMGYRLEGTESKQSKKQELLSTAVSFGTIQLLPNGELIALMADHQTTGGYPRIAHVITADRSRLAQCRPAEKISFSFVDIKEAEALLLKQEQSLSQLQQACKFKLREHEL, via the coding sequence ATGAGCATTGAGGTGATCAAAGCGGGTATGGCCGATTCGGTTCAGGATACCGGGCGGTTTGGTTATCAGCACCTGGGCATAAATCCAAGTGGTGTCATGGACCAGAATGCCATGAAGATTGCCAATGCGTTGGTTGGGAATCCATTGAATGAAGCGATTGTTGAAATGAGTTTTCCTGCTGCTGCGCTTCGGTTTAATTCTCCAGCGGTAATATGCATTAGTGGTGCTGACTTTACACCAAAACTCAATGGTAGAAATATTCCAGTAAATCAACCGGTTGTTGTTACATCCGGAAGTGAGTTGAAGTTTACAAAGATGATGCATGGCGCATGGTGTTACCTTGCTGTGCAGGGTGGATATGAACTAACCGAATGGCTCGGGAGCGACAGCACGAGCACAAAAGCCAAAGCTGGTGGAATGGAAGGTAGATTTTTAAAAAAGGGCGATATAATTTCGTTCAGCAAACAGATCAAGGAAGCAGTAACAAAAGTATTCCCCTGGCGCGCGGATGTTTCGGAGTTTTATGAGCCAGCACCTATGAAAATGCAGCCAGTGAGGTGTATTCAGGGAAATGAATTTGATTGGTTAACAAAGGGATCGCAGAAAGATTTTTTGAAGCATAATTTTATCGTCAGCAGGCAAAGCGACCGGATGGGTTATCGGTTGGAAGGAACGGAATCGAAACAATCCAAAAAACAGGAATTACTTTCAACAGCCGTTTCATTTGGGACGATACAATTGTTGCCTAACGGTGAGTTGATAGCGTTGATGGCCGATCATCAAACTACAGGTGGTTATCCAAGAATAGCGCATGTTATTACCGCTGATCGGTCGCGATTGGCGCAATGTCGCCCAGCTGAAAAAATTTCTTTTTCCTTTGTGGATATAAAAGAAGCAGAAGCTTTGCTCCTGAAACAGGAGCAGAGTTTAAGTCAATTACAGCAAGCGTGTAAATTTAAATTGAGAGAGCACGAATTATGA